A stretch of Saccharothrix texasensis DNA encodes these proteins:
- the kynU gene encoding kynureninase — protein MNDRLAHIRDLFDLDDDVVYLDGNSLGAPPKAVAERVQQVVREQWGRRLIRSWSEGWWEAPERVGNRVGRLIGAKPGQVVVADSTSVNLFKALMAAVRNTDRMEIVVDQGTFPTDGYIARSVAELTGLALRPAPPEALDLRDTTAVVLLNHVDFRTGRLLDMAKLTAQAHEVGAKVVWDLCHSAGVLPIELDDIGVDLAVGCTYKFLNGGPGSPAFLYVPKHAQSTFDQPLTGWTGHEVPFAMSPEYTPDPGVSRARVGTPDIISMLALDAALDVWDHVDLADVRAKGLALTAHFRSLVEDLPGVEVITPADEWRGHQITLRHPEAERIMGELVERQVIGDHRSPDLLRFGFAPLYNTFAEADRAAATLKELL, from the coding sequence ATGAACGACCGGTTGGCGCACATCCGCGACCTGTTCGACCTCGACGACGACGTCGTGTACCTGGACGGGAACTCCCTGGGCGCGCCGCCGAAGGCCGTCGCCGAACGCGTGCAGCAGGTCGTGCGCGAGCAGTGGGGTCGACGGCTGATCCGCAGCTGGTCCGAAGGCTGGTGGGAGGCGCCGGAACGGGTCGGCAACCGCGTCGGCCGGCTGATCGGGGCCAAGCCGGGACAGGTCGTGGTCGCGGACTCGACCAGCGTGAACCTGTTCAAGGCGCTGATGGCGGCGGTGCGCAACACCGACCGCATGGAGATCGTGGTGGACCAGGGGACGTTCCCGACCGACGGGTACATCGCCCGTTCGGTGGCGGAGCTGACCGGCTTGGCGCTGCGGCCCGCGCCGCCGGAGGCGCTGGACCTGCGGGACACCACGGCGGTCGTGCTGCTCAACCACGTCGACTTCCGCACCGGTCGGCTGCTGGACATGGCGAAGCTGACCGCGCAGGCCCACGAGGTGGGCGCGAAGGTCGTGTGGGACCTGTGCCACAGCGCGGGCGTGCTGCCGATCGAGCTGGACGACATCGGCGTCGACCTCGCCGTGGGGTGCACGTACAAGTTCCTCAACGGCGGGCCGGGCTCGCCCGCGTTCCTGTACGTGCCGAAGCACGCCCAGTCGACGTTCGACCAGCCGTTGACGGGGTGGACGGGGCACGAGGTGCCGTTCGCGATGTCGCCGGAGTACACGCCGGACCCGGGTGTGTCCCGGGCGCGCGTCGGCACGCCGGACATCATCTCCATGCTCGCCCTGGACGCCGCGCTGGACGTCTGGGACCACGTGGACCTGGCTGACGTGCGGGCCAAGGGCCTGGCCCTGACCGCGCACTTCCGGTCGTTGGTCGAGGACCTGCCGGGCGTCGAGGTGATCACCCCGGCGGACGAGTGGCGCGGCCACCAGATCACCCTGCGCCACCCCGAGGCCGAGCGGATCATGGGCGAGCTGGTCGAGCGCCAGGTCATCGGCGACCACCGCTCGCCGGACCTGCTGCGCTTCGGCTTCGCCCCGCTCTACAACACCTTCGCCGAAGCCGACCGCGCCGCCGCCACCCTGAAAGAACTCCTCTGA
- a CDS encoding glycoside hydrolase family 3 protein, which yields MLRPLVAVAVAAASAVTSPATAAPAHTAPDQAQHLTALVRGMSLEQKVGQLFVTYLHGQSPDEAHPGNLRDFGVATPAEVVAKFQPGGVVYFNNSSYDNIDTPRQIAALSNGLRRASRIPPAIATDQEMGIVTRIGAPATQFPGNMALGAGRSAENAERAARITARELRAMGITQNFAPDADVNSNPANPVIGVRSYSSDPALTAELTAAQVRGYQGRFLAQHTVSATAKHFPGHGDTDTDSHSTLPTVDRTEAEWSEVDAPPFRAAIAAGVDSVMTAHIQMPKIDPSGEPATLSKPALDLLRENLGYDGVVITDSLAMAGVRQLHSDAEIPVLALKAGVDQLLMPVNLELAVNSVLAAVRSGELSERRVDRSVLRILRMKVLRGMITSPPADVDAVDSAVGPAEHLAAAEAITDRTVTAVRNDAGVLPLAAKPTAALVTGWGETTTRTLAGVLGGTALPTGSAPTQAQVAAAVQAAGNADVVVVLTNGLSRQPAQQTLLTSLLATGKPVIAVAVQNPYDVAHTAAPTWLATYSYGAVSMEALARVITGEVGPVGKLPVEVPGPTPYPFGHGLEW from the coding sequence GTGCTCCGTCCGCTCGTCGCCGTCGCCGTGGCCGCGGCTTCCGCAGTGACGTCCCCGGCCACGGCCGCACCGGCGCACACCGCCCCGGACCAGGCGCAGCACCTCACCGCCCTGGTCCGCGGCATGTCGCTGGAGCAGAAGGTCGGCCAGCTGTTCGTCACCTACCTGCACGGCCAGTCCCCGGACGAGGCCCACCCCGGCAACCTGCGCGACTTCGGCGTCGCCACCCCGGCCGAGGTGGTGGCCAAGTTCCAGCCGGGCGGTGTCGTCTACTTCAACAACTCCAGCTACGACAACATCGACACCCCGCGGCAGATCGCCGCGCTCTCCAACGGCCTGCGCCGGGCGAGCCGCATCCCTCCCGCGATCGCCACGGACCAGGAGATGGGCATCGTCACCCGCATCGGCGCGCCCGCCACCCAGTTCCCCGGGAACATGGCCCTCGGCGCGGGCCGCAGCGCGGAGAACGCCGAGCGCGCCGCCCGCATCACCGCCCGCGAGCTGCGGGCCATGGGCATCACCCAGAACTTCGCGCCGGACGCGGACGTCAACTCCAACCCGGCGAACCCGGTCATCGGCGTGCGCTCCTACTCCAGCGACCCGGCGCTCACGGCGGAGCTGACCGCCGCCCAGGTGCGCGGCTACCAGGGCCGGTTCCTGGCCCAGCACACCGTCAGCGCGACCGCCAAGCACTTCCCGGGCCACGGCGACACCGACACCGACAGCCACTCGACGCTGCCGACGGTCGACCGCACCGAGGCGGAGTGGAGCGAGGTGGACGCGCCGCCGTTCCGGGCCGCCATCGCGGCGGGCGTGGACTCGGTGATGACCGCGCACATCCAGATGCCGAAGATCGACCCGTCGGGTGAGCCGGCGACGTTGTCCAAGCCCGCGCTCGACCTGCTGCGCGAGAACCTGGGCTACGACGGCGTGGTCATCACCGACTCGCTGGCCATGGCGGGCGTGCGGCAGCTGCACAGCGACGCCGAGATCCCCGTGCTGGCCCTCAAGGCGGGCGTCGACCAGCTCCTCATGCCGGTGAACCTCGAACTGGCGGTGAACAGCGTGCTGGCGGCCGTGCGCAGCGGTGAGCTCAGCGAACGGCGCGTCGACCGGAGCGTGCTGCGGATCCTGCGGATGAAGGTCCTGCGCGGCATGATCACGAGCCCGCCCGCGGACGTGGACGCGGTCGACTCGGCGGTCGGCCCGGCCGAGCACCTCGCCGCCGCCGAGGCGATCACCGACCGCACGGTCACCGCCGTGCGCAACGACGCGGGCGTCCTGCCCCTGGCCGCGAAGCCGACCGCCGCCCTGGTCACGGGCTGGGGCGAGACGACGACCCGCACCCTGGCGGGCGTGCTCGGCGGCACCGCGCTGCCCACCGGCAGCGCGCCGACCCAGGCCCAGGTCGCGGCCGCCGTCCAGGCCGCGGGCAACGCCGACGTGGTCGTCGTGCTCACCAACGGGCTGTCGCGCCAACCCGCGCAGCAGACCCTGCTGACCAGCCTGCTGGCCACCGGCAAGCCGGTGATCGCGGTCGCGGTGCAGAACCCGTACGACGTGGCGCACACGGCCGCGCCGACGTGGCTGGCGACCTACTCCTACGGCGCGGTGTCGATGGAGGCGCTGGCCAGGGTGATCACCGGCGAGGTGGGCCCCGTCGGCAAGCTGCCGGTCGAGGTGCCCGGACCGACCCCGTACCCCTTCGGCCACGGCTTGGAGTGGTGA
- the murQ gene encoding N-acetylmuramic acid 6-phosphate etherase, producing MTPPPDGVAVRVDSPTEARNPRTQDIDRLSTLDVLRLINTEDHLVPDAVAAVLPELARAADLAVSALRGGGRVHYVGAGTSGRLATLDAAELVPTFNAPPDWFLAHHAGGRDALVNAVENVEDQGSDGAAEIRKHAAAGDLVVGVTASGRTPFVMAALEEARSLGAHTVLVSNNPTAPAPVEVDVLIAVDTGPEAIAGSTRMKAGTSQKLVLTSFSTAVMVRLGRTYSNLMVSMRATNAKLRGRTVRILREATGLGEQECTTALADSGGDLKVALVHLLSGAPAALAAEALERTQGHVRSALSQLAPGATG from the coding sequence ATGACCCCGCCGCCGGACGGTGTCGCGGTCCGCGTGGACTCACCCACCGAGGCCAGGAACCCGCGGACGCAGGACATCGACCGGCTCTCCACGCTGGACGTGCTCCGCCTGATCAACACCGAGGACCACCTGGTCCCCGACGCGGTGGCCGCCGTGCTGCCCGAGCTGGCGCGCGCGGCGGACCTGGCCGTGAGCGCCCTGCGCGGCGGTGGCCGCGTGCACTACGTCGGCGCGGGCACCTCGGGCCGGCTGGCCACGCTCGACGCCGCCGAGCTGGTGCCCACCTTCAACGCGCCCCCGGACTGGTTCCTCGCCCACCACGCGGGAGGCCGGGACGCCCTGGTCAACGCCGTGGAGAACGTCGAGGACCAGGGTTCCGACGGCGCCGCCGAGATCCGCAAGCACGCGGCGGCGGGCGACCTGGTCGTCGGCGTCACGGCGTCCGGCCGCACGCCGTTCGTCATGGCGGCGCTGGAAGAGGCGCGCTCGCTCGGCGCGCACACCGTGCTGGTGTCCAACAACCCGACCGCGCCCGCGCCGGTCGAGGTGGACGTGCTGATCGCGGTCGACACCGGGCCGGAGGCCATCGCCGGGTCCACCAGGATGAAGGCGGGCACGTCGCAGAAGCTGGTGCTGACGTCGTTCTCGACCGCCGTGATGGTCCGGCTCGGCCGCACCTACTCGAACCTGATGGTGTCGATGCGCGCGACCAACGCCAAGCTGCGCGGCCGCACGGTGCGCATCCTGCGCGAGGCGACGGGCCTGGGCGAGCAGGAGTGCACGACGGCGCTGGCCGACTCGGGCGGCGACCTGAAGGTGGCGCTGGTGCACCTGCTGTCCGGGGCGCCCGCGGCGCTGGCCGCCGAGGCGTTGGAACGCACCCAGGGGCACGTCCGGTCGGCGCTCAGCCAGCTAGCACCGGGCGCCACGGGATAG
- a CDS encoding serine hydrolase domain-containing protein produces the protein MRIPALLIATTMTLGVTAPAHAGGREARFDQPHDDWSHSVLRTGTPRHVGLDPAPLDAALAQIERYTVPDATGHPLFAGAVTLFAHDGVVVTHEPTGWAVRYGDAAGTELPEDQRVPMAPDTIFDLASISKLFTSVVVMRQHELGRFGLDDPVARHLPEFGVNGKESITVRQLLTHTSGLVAWLPLWSQYPDVPSRLKAVMDTTPSSPPGTKYLYSDLNLITLGVLVQKWSGKTLDQLVREDITQPLGLVDTGYNPPAAKLDRIAATEYQAGRGIIRGTVHDENAWSLGGVAGHAGVFSTARELAVLGQAILNGGAYAGARILREDTVELMLTDFNQAFPGNSHGLGFELDQRWYMGALTSPRAAGHTGYTGTTLVLDPLSRSIAILLTNRVHPSRNWGSINPARRVAADGLAKALAVRPRHGTAWTPETAGGTLTTRELPQRAERQRLSFWAFVDLDPGDRVVVEATGDGSTWREVRVLAGYGERRWTKVEVDTESATKFRWRYVRGTGYGGRGVYVDAVRVTDERGVALDAEREPAGTHPEGWRAADR, from the coding sequence ATGCGCATCCCTGCCCTGCTGATCGCGACCACCATGACCCTCGGCGTCACCGCGCCGGCGCACGCCGGCGGCCGGGAGGCCCGCTTCGACCAGCCGCACGACGACTGGTCGCACAGCGTGCTGCGAACGGGTACCCCGCGGCACGTGGGACTCGACCCGGCGCCGCTGGACGCCGCACTGGCGCAGATCGAGCGGTACACCGTGCCGGACGCGACCGGCCACCCGCTGTTCGCGGGCGCCGTCACGCTGTTCGCACATGACGGCGTCGTGGTCACCCACGAGCCGACGGGCTGGGCGGTCCGCTACGGCGACGCCGCCGGCACCGAGCTGCCCGAGGACCAGCGCGTGCCGATGGCGCCCGACACGATCTTCGACCTGGCGTCGATCTCCAAGCTGTTCACCTCGGTCGTGGTGATGCGGCAGCACGAGCTGGGCCGGTTCGGGCTGGACGACCCGGTGGCCCGCCACCTGCCGGAGTTCGGCGTCAACGGCAAGGAGTCCATCACCGTCCGGCAGCTGCTCACCCACACCTCGGGCCTGGTGGCGTGGCTGCCGCTGTGGTCGCAGTACCCGGACGTCCCGTCGCGGCTCAAGGCCGTGATGGACACGACGCCGAGCAGCCCGCCCGGCACGAAGTACCTGTACTCGGACCTGAACCTGATCACGCTCGGCGTGCTGGTCCAGAAGTGGTCGGGCAAGACCCTCGACCAGCTCGTCCGCGAGGACATCACGCAACCGCTGGGCCTGGTGGACACCGGCTACAACCCGCCGGCGGCCAAGCTCGACCGGATCGCGGCCACCGAGTACCAGGCGGGCCGGGGCATCATCCGCGGCACCGTGCACGACGAGAACGCCTGGTCGCTGGGCGGCGTCGCGGGCCACGCCGGCGTGTTCTCCACCGCGCGGGAGCTGGCCGTGCTCGGCCAGGCGATCCTCAACGGCGGCGCGTACGCGGGCGCCCGGATCCTGCGCGAGGACACCGTCGAGCTGATGCTCACCGACTTCAACCAGGCGTTCCCGGGCAACTCGCACGGCCTCGGCTTCGAGCTGGACCAGCGCTGGTACATGGGCGCGCTGACGTCGCCGAGGGCCGCCGGGCACACCGGCTACACGGGCACCACGCTGGTGCTGGACCCGTTGTCGAGGTCGATCGCGATCCTGCTGACCAACCGCGTGCACCCGAGCCGGAACTGGGGCTCGATCAACCCGGCGCGGCGCGTGGCGGCCGACGGCCTGGCGAAGGCCCTGGCGGTGCGCCCGCGGCACGGCACGGCGTGGACGCCGGAAACGGCCGGTGGCACGTTGACCACGCGTGAGCTCCCGCAGCGCGCCGAGCGGCAGAGGCTGTCGTTCTGGGCCTTCGTCGACCTCGACCCGGGCGACCGGGTCGTGGTCGAGGCGACCGGCGACGGGTCCACCTGGCGCGAGGTCCGGGTGTTGGCCGGTTACGGGGAGCGGCGTTGGACGAAGGTCGAGGTCGACACGGAGTCGGCGACGAAGTTCCGCTGGCGGTACGTGCGCGGCACGGGCTACGGCGGGCGCGGCGTGTACGTGGACGCCGTCCGCGTGACCGACGAGCGGGGCGTGGCGCTGGACGCGGAGCGCGAACCAGCGGGAACGCACCCCGAAGGGTGGCGGGCCGCGGACCGTTAG
- a CDS encoding exo-beta-N-acetylmuramidase NamZ family protein codes for MDRRHFLAAGAGALAVPALGAFDLAPDHPDRPRPVRTGAEQLAEDGWRRFAGSRLGVVTNPTGVLRDHTHIVDSMVAAGVRPLAAFGPEHGFRGTAQAGGSEGNYLDPRTGIPVYDTYGASTAKIAEMITKAGVDTLVFDIADIGARFYTYIWTMYAVMQAAAATGVRFVVLDRPNPVGGTARGPQLDPAYATFVGRKPIAQQHGMTIGELARLFDGEFLPTDGGRVSSLEVVDVKGWKRDDLHSGVPWVPPSPNVPTHDTALVYPGTCLFEGLVFSEGRGTTRPFETIGAPGLDWRWAEDLNALGLPGVRFRETYFTPTFNKFANKLCGGVALHLTDPHGFDAPRTAVAMIVTARSRYPEVFAWRPDLYIDKLSGSDRLRRMVDAGAGTDEVVGAWADELAAFDATRRPYLRYR; via the coding sequence ATGGACCGCAGGCACTTCCTCGCCGCCGGCGCGGGCGCCCTCGCCGTGCCCGCGCTCGGCGCCTTCGACCTCGCCCCCGACCACCCCGACCGGCCGCGCCCGGTCAGGACCGGGGCCGAGCAGCTGGCCGAGGACGGCTGGCGGCGGTTCGCCGGCAGCCGGCTCGGCGTGGTCACCAACCCGACCGGTGTGCTGCGCGACCACACCCACATCGTCGACTCGATGGTGGCCGCCGGGGTGAGGCCGCTGGCCGCGTTCGGCCCGGAGCACGGCTTCCGCGGCACGGCGCAGGCGGGCGGCTCGGAGGGGAACTACCTCGACCCGCGCACCGGCATCCCGGTCTACGACACCTACGGCGCGAGCACCGCCAAGATCGCCGAGATGATCACCAAGGCGGGTGTCGACACGCTCGTGTTCGACATCGCCGACATCGGCGCGCGCTTCTACACCTACATCTGGACGATGTACGCGGTCATGCAGGCCGCCGCCGCGACCGGCGTGCGGTTCGTCGTGCTCGACCGGCCCAACCCGGTCGGCGGCACGGCCCGCGGCCCGCAGCTCGACCCGGCCTACGCGACGTTCGTCGGCCGCAAGCCGATCGCCCAGCAGCACGGCATGACGATCGGCGAGCTGGCGCGGCTGTTCGACGGCGAGTTCCTGCCCACCGACGGCGGCCGGGTGTCGAGCCTCGAAGTGGTCGACGTGAAGGGCTGGAAGCGGGACGACCTGCACTCCGGCGTGCCGTGGGTGCCGCCGAGCCCGAACGTCCCCACGCACGACACCGCCCTGGTCTACCCCGGCACGTGCCTGTTCGAGGGGCTCGTGTTCTCCGAGGGCCGCGGCACCACCCGCCCGTTCGAGACCATCGGCGCGCCGGGCCTGGACTGGCGGTGGGCCGAGGACCTCAACGCGCTGGGGCTGCCGGGCGTCCGGTTCCGCGAGACCTACTTCACGCCCACGTTCAACAAGTTCGCCAACAAGCTGTGCGGCGGTGTCGCCCTGCACCTCACCGACCCGCACGGCTTCGACGCGCCCCGCACGGCCGTCGCCATGATCGTCACGGCGAGGTCCCGCTACCCCGAGGTCTTCGCGTGGCGGCCGGACCTCTACATCGACAAGCTCAGCGGCTCGGACCGGCTGCGCCGCATGGTCGACGCGGGCGCCGGCACCGACGAGGTCGTCGGCGCCTGGGCCGACGAGCTGGCCGCGTTCGACGCCACCCGCCGGCCGTACCTGCGCTACCGGTAG
- a CDS encoding GNAT family N-acetyltransferase, whose amino-acid sequence MNWYDRPVLTGDHVRLEPLTPDHAEGLHEAGKDPDVWTWLSTTQPAAVEDTRAYVERSLADPTRLAWAQIDPRTNEVAGTTSYYEIDPVNRGLYIGHTWIGTRWQRTALNTNAKFLLLRRAFEDLGALRVGWHTDLRNERSQRAIERLGATREGVLRVHRIRPDGTLRDTVVYSMTSNEWPALKAKLTT is encoded by the coding sequence ATGAACTGGTACGACCGCCCCGTCCTGACCGGCGACCACGTCCGCCTCGAACCCCTCACCCCCGACCACGCCGAAGGCCTGCACGAGGCGGGCAAGGACCCGGACGTCTGGACGTGGCTCAGCACCACCCAGCCCGCCGCGGTCGAGGACACCCGCGCCTACGTCGAGCGCAGCCTCGCCGACCCCACCCGGCTGGCCTGGGCGCAGATCGACCCGCGGACGAACGAGGTCGCCGGCACGACGTCGTACTACGAGATCGACCCGGTCAACCGCGGCCTCTACATCGGCCACACCTGGATCGGCACCCGCTGGCAGCGCACCGCCCTCAACACCAACGCCAAGTTCCTGCTCCTGCGCCGCGCCTTCGAGGACCTGGGCGCGCTCCGCGTCGGCTGGCACACCGACCTGCGCAACGAGCGCTCGCAGCGGGCCATCGAACGCCTCGGCGCGACCCGCGAGGGCGTGCTGCGCGTGCACCGCATCAGGCCGGACGGCACGCTGCGCGACACGGTGGTGTACTCGATGACCTCGAACGAGTGGCCGGCGTTGAAGGCCAAGCTCACGACGTGA
- a CDS encoding oxidoreductase: MTDPLAPLLDLPGVADAVAAARDAVFQVHRHRVNLRGWATTAAEASVRAARASAALDGGPTAIPADGTVTDPVLAGALRVAESLGVVFPTWQRAPLQALARLHVLAGADLGGELGRPRSAPGVSERLGLVSQLVTGGTSAPGPLLVAVVHAELMSLAPFDTANGVVARAASRLASIATGLDPKSLGVPEVLCLRRQNDYAAALHGFSTGDPEGVARWLLFYCEALQAGAREARGIADTATP, translated from the coding sequence GTGACCGATCCGCTTGCTCCGCTGCTGGACCTGCCCGGGGTGGCCGACGCCGTCGCCGCGGCCCGTGACGCCGTGTTCCAGGTGCACCGGCACCGGGTGAACCTGCGTGGCTGGGCGACCACCGCGGCCGAGGCGTCCGTGCGCGCCGCCCGCGCGTCGGCGGCGCTGGACGGCGGGCCGACCGCCATCCCGGCGGACGGGACCGTGACCGACCCCGTGCTGGCGGGCGCGTTGCGGGTGGCCGAGTCGCTGGGCGTGGTGTTCCCGACGTGGCAGCGGGCGCCGTTGCAGGCGCTGGCGCGGCTGCACGTGCTGGCGGGCGCGGACCTCGGAGGCGAGCTGGGGCGTCCCCGGTCGGCGCCGGGGGTCTCCGAACGCCTCGGCCTGGTGTCGCAGCTCGTCACCGGCGGCACGTCCGCCCCCGGTCCGCTGCTGGTCGCCGTGGTGCACGCGGAGCTGATGTCGCTGGCGCCGTTCGACACGGCCAACGGCGTGGTCGCGCGGGCGGCGTCCCGGCTGGCGTCCATCGCGACGGGCCTGGACCCGAAGTCGCTCGGCGTGCCCGAGGTGCTGTGCCTGCGTCGGCAGAACGACTACGCCGCCGCCCTGCACGGCTTCTCCACCGGCGACCCCGAGGGCGTCGCCCGCTGGCTCCTCTTCTACTGCGAGGCCCTCCAGGCCGGCGCCCGCGAAGCCCGCGGCATCGCCGACACCGCCACCCCCTGA
- a CDS encoding tryptophan 2,3-dioxygenase, with product MTCPVSPKLDFGGTTPYEDYVHASVLHSLQQQWSKDPREMSFLVITQVMELYFGLLCFEWRQAKSELRADDLRAAVRTLRRSDLHMQALNAAWRPIARMTPAEFNSFRDALGEGSGFQSGRYREVEFLLGEKSRSMLVPHRAVPQQHDALEQLLNEPSLYDDVLAALQRQGLPIPSAVLERDVSQPYEPNAEVEAVWADIYRGGSRDLLELGEALTDIAEEFARWRYDHLLATRRSMGAKTGTGGSAGVAWLEKRTQRSVFPELWTARSYV from the coding sequence ATGACTTGCCCCGTCTCACCCAAGCTCGACTTCGGCGGCACGACGCCCTACGAGGACTACGTGCACGCCTCCGTGCTGCACTCGCTGCAACAGCAGTGGTCCAAGGACCCGCGTGAGATGTCGTTCCTGGTGATCACGCAGGTCATGGAGCTGTACTTCGGCCTGCTGTGCTTCGAGTGGCGGCAGGCCAAGTCCGAACTGCGCGCCGACGACCTGCGTGCGGCGGTCCGCACCCTGCGCCGCAGCGACCTGCACATGCAGGCGCTCAACGCGGCGTGGCGGCCGATCGCCCGGATGACGCCCGCCGAGTTCAACTCCTTCCGCGACGCCCTCGGCGAGGGCTCCGGCTTCCAGTCGGGCCGGTACCGCGAGGTCGAGTTCCTGCTCGGCGAGAAGTCGCGGTCGATGCTCGTGCCGCACCGGGCCGTGCCGCAGCAGCACGACGCGCTCGAACAGCTGCTGAACGAGCCGAGCCTGTACGACGACGTGCTCGCCGCCCTCCAGCGCCAAGGCCTGCCGATCCCGTCGGCCGTGCTGGAGCGGGACGTCAGCCAACCGTACGAACCGAACGCCGAGGTGGAGGCCGTGTGGGCCGACATCTACCGCGGCGGGTCGCGTGACCTGCTCGAACTGGGCGAGGCGTTGACCGACATCGCGGAGGAGTTCGCCCGCTGGCGGTACGACCACCTGCTCGCCACCCGTCGTTCGATGGGCGCGAAAACCGGAACCGGCGGCTCCGCGGGGGTTGCGTGGTTGGAGAAGCGCACGCAACGCTCCGTCTTCCCCGAACTGTGGACGGCCAGGAGCTACGTATGA
- a CDS encoding MurR/RpiR family transcriptional regulator translates to MSTESSADSSPLVKIRSLLPGLARAEQRVAKVVLDNPATVAHRSITEVAEAAGTSETTVTRFCKAIGVGGYPELRIALAADTARTSMRPDRDLGGDIGPGDDLRQVVGKVAFADARAVEETAEQLNVETLEAVVEAVAGAGRVDVYGFGASAFVAFDLQQKLHRIGRTCFAWNDTHIALTSAAVLTEADVAVGISHTGSTSETVEALRVAKDHGATTVALTNFPRSPISEVADHVLTTAARETTFRSGAMASRIAQLTVIDCLFIGVAQQHVDSAKTALEATYDAVSGHRLGARPDGRRRRESGK, encoded by the coding sequence GTGTCCACCGAAAGTTCCGCCGACTCCAGTCCCCTGGTCAAGATCCGTTCGCTCCTGCCCGGTCTGGCCCGGGCCGAGCAACGGGTCGCCAAGGTCGTGCTGGACAACCCGGCGACCGTCGCCCACCGCAGCATCACCGAGGTCGCCGAGGCCGCGGGCACCAGCGAGACGACGGTGACCCGGTTCTGCAAGGCGATCGGCGTCGGCGGGTACCCGGAGCTGCGCATAGCGCTGGCCGCCGACACGGCCCGCACGTCCATGCGCCCCGACCGGGACCTCGGCGGCGACATCGGCCCCGGCGACGACCTGCGCCAGGTCGTGGGCAAGGTGGCGTTCGCGGACGCCCGCGCGGTCGAGGAGACCGCCGAGCAGCTGAACGTGGAGACGCTCGAAGCGGTGGTCGAGGCGGTCGCGGGCGCAGGCCGGGTCGACGTCTACGGGTTCGGGGCCAGCGCGTTCGTCGCGTTCGACCTCCAGCAGAAGCTCCACCGGATCGGGCGGACCTGCTTCGCCTGGAACGACACGCACATCGCGCTCACGTCGGCCGCCGTGCTCACCGAGGCGGACGTGGCGGTCGGGATATCGCACACCGGCTCCACGTCCGAGACCGTCGAGGCGCTGCGGGTCGCCAAGGACCACGGCGCGACCACGGTGGCGCTGACGAACTTCCCGCGCTCGCCGATCAGCGAGGTCGCCGACCACGTGCTGACCACGGCGGCGCGCGAGACCACGTTCCGCTCGGGCGCCATGGCCAGCCGGATCGCCCAGCTCACCGTGATCGACTGCCTGTTCATCGGGGTCGCGCAACAGCACGTGGACAGCGCCAAGACCGCGCTCGAGGCGACCTACGACGCGGTGTCGGGGCACCGCCTCGGCGCCCGGCCGGACGGCAGGCGACGTCGGGAGTCCGGTAAATGA
- a CDS encoding Lrp/AsnC family transcriptional regulator codes for MSIELDGVDWALLEALQEDARLSYNELARRVHVSPPTVAQRVRRLENAGVITGYRATVDPTAVGRSVVALVRMKCYGPRCITVHPELLDDCPEVVEVVRLTGDICSVVKVVTTSISELERLLVRLGGYGETSSAMVLSTPIPWRPVLAG; via the coding sequence GTGAGCATCGAACTGGACGGCGTGGACTGGGCCCTGCTGGAGGCCTTGCAGGAGGACGCGCGGCTCTCGTACAACGAGCTGGCACGGCGCGTGCACGTGTCGCCGCCGACGGTCGCGCAACGCGTGCGGCGGCTGGAGAACGCGGGCGTCATCACGGGTTACCGCGCGACCGTGGACCCGACGGCGGTGGGGCGGTCGGTGGTGGCCCTGGTGCGGATGAAGTGCTACGGGCCCCGGTGCATCACGGTGCACCCGGAGCTGCTCGACGACTGCCCCGAGGTGGTGGAGGTGGTGCGGCTGACCGGCGACATCTGCTCGGTGGTGAAGGTGGTGACCACGTCGATCAGCGAGCTGGAGCGGTTGCTGGTGCGGCTGGGCGGCTACGGCGAGACGTCCAGCGCGATGGTGCTGTCGACGCCTATCCCGTGGCGCCCGGTGCTAGCTGGCTGA